From the Cyanobium sp. M30B3 genome, the window CGAGATCCAGGCAGCCATCCCCGGATCCGCGGTGCGCCTGTTTGGTTCCCGTGCCCGCGGCACCGAGCGGCCCGATTCAGACCTGGATCTGCTGATTACCGTGCCGGATGAATGGTTGGCCAACCATTCGCGCTTTGAGGAAACGGATGCCCTGGGCTGGAAGCTGGCCCATCACCGCCTGCCCATTGAACTGCTGCTCTACTCCGCCAGTGAAG encodes:
- a CDS encoding nucleotidyltransferase domain-containing protein, whose translation is MSATARPSSYHYVVDEPLLRTIAAEIQAAIPGSAVRLFGSRARGTERPDSDLDLLITVPDEWLANHSRFEETDALGWKLAHHRLPIELLLYSASEVEERRHGRQNVIAEAFRYGRRLDPAEPLHGPG